A window of the Streptomyces sp. JB150 genome harbors these coding sequences:
- a CDS encoding arylamine N-acetyltransferase: MNSAEVDAYLRRLGAARPVRPTLDVLRELHLCHLRTVPFENLSIHLGEEIALDEKRLLDKVVGARRGGFCYELNGLFGALLDALGFGVTLLAARVHGARGRLGIPYDHLALRVRTADAGDWLADVGFGAHSHFPLAWQDRREQDDPAGSFRIAEAGPDAAGAGGGAGETGDLELLKDGERQYRLETRPRLLADFVTGAWWHSTSPESPFTRKLVCTRVTEDGGRITLSGRTLKVTAADGAREEREYGEGEDEAVLAVYRERFGIELESVPRVAGAA; the protein is encoded by the coding sequence ATGAACTCGGCTGAGGTTGACGCGTATCTCCGCCGGCTGGGCGCCGCCCGCCCGGTCAGGCCCACCCTCGATGTCCTGCGGGAGCTGCATCTGTGCCATCTGCGGACCGTGCCCTTCGAGAACCTGTCGATCCACCTCGGTGAGGAGATCGCGCTCGACGAGAAGCGTCTGCTGGACAAGGTGGTGGGCGCGCGGCGGGGCGGGTTCTGCTACGAACTCAACGGGCTGTTCGGCGCCTTGCTGGACGCGCTGGGCTTCGGGGTGACGCTGCTGGCGGCTCGGGTCCACGGGGCGCGGGGGCGGCTGGGCATCCCGTACGACCATCTCGCGCTGCGGGTGCGAACGGCGGACGCGGGGGACTGGCTGGCCGACGTCGGGTTCGGGGCGCACAGCCACTTCCCGCTGGCGTGGCAGGACCGTCGGGAACAGGACGATCCCGCAGGCTCCTTCCGTATCGCGGAGGCCGGGCCGGACGCGGCGGGGGCCGGGGGCGGCGCGGGGGAGACGGGCGACCTGGAGCTGCTGAAGGACGGCGAGCGGCAGTACCGGCTGGAGACCCGGCCGCGGCTGCTCGCCGACTTCGTGACCGGGGCCTGGTGGCACAGCACCTCGCCGGAGTCCCCCTTCACGCGGAAGCTGGTGTGCACGCGGGTCACGGAGGACGGCGGCCGGATCACGCTCAGCGGACGCACGCTGAAGGTGACGGCGGCGGACGGCGCGCGGGAGGAGCGCGAGTACGGCGAGGGGGAGGACGAGGCGGTACTGGCGGTGTACCGGGAGCGGTTCGGCATCGAGCTGGAGAGCGTGCCGAGGGTGGCCGGGGCCGCGTGA
- a CDS encoding ATP-dependent DNA ligase has protein sequence MVLQPPVEPMLAQARDSVPPRGALPGELRFQPKFDGYRALLFTPSPPLAPVLLQSRRGSFIQDRFPELVRAADQLPDGLVLDGELVVWVEDRMSFEALQRRAVSGGRTAARLAAELPAHLIVFDLLQTGGQELLHVPYGERRARLEQLFTDYELMPPWTLCPETSDPATAQEWLTSWTQVPGVEGLMIRGTEQRYLPGARALFKVRRRDTTEAVIGAITGTLARPQTLVLGRFDETGSLRPVGRSTPLRPDAAGQLAERLVPASPGHRWEGVRFTTSWGSRAPLDVVLVQPSLVAEIDVDTAQDRGAWRHPVRFVRLRVDMEPSDVAAFGEGAVPAAG, from the coding sequence ATGGTGCTCCAGCCGCCGGTGGAACCGATGCTGGCGCAGGCGCGCGACAGTGTGCCGCCGCGCGGCGCGCTGCCGGGTGAGCTGCGGTTCCAGCCCAAGTTCGACGGCTACCGGGCTTTGCTCTTCACCCCGTCGCCGCCGCTCGCCCCGGTGCTCTTGCAGTCCCGTCGGGGCAGCTTCATACAGGACCGCTTCCCCGAGCTGGTGCGCGCGGCCGACCAGCTGCCCGACGGCCTGGTCCTCGACGGCGAGCTGGTCGTGTGGGTCGAGGACCGCATGTCGTTCGAGGCGCTCCAGCGGCGCGCAGTCTCTGGCGGCCGGACCGCGGCCCGCCTCGCCGCCGAGCTGCCGGCGCACCTCATCGTCTTCGACCTCCTCCAGACCGGCGGCCAGGAGCTGCTGCACGTGCCGTACGGGGAGCGCCGCGCCCGACTGGAGCAGCTCTTCACCGACTACGAGCTGATGCCTCCGTGGACGCTGTGCCCGGAGACGAGCGATCCGGCGACGGCGCAGGAGTGGCTGACGTCCTGGACGCAGGTCCCCGGGGTCGAAGGCCTGATGATCCGAGGCACGGAGCAGCGGTACCTGCCGGGCGCCCGCGCGCTCTTCAAGGTCCGCCGCCGCGACACCACCGAGGCGGTGATCGGTGCGATCACCGGGACCCTGGCGCGACCGCAGACGCTCGTGCTGGGGCGCTTCGACGAGACAGGCTCCCTGCGGCCGGTCGGACGGAGTACGCCTCTGCGGCCGGACGCGGCCGGGCAGCTGGCCGAGCGGCTGGTGCCAGCCTCTCCCGGGCACCGGTGGGAGGGGGTGCGGTTCACCACGTCGTGGGGGTCGCGGGCACCGCTGGACGTGGTCCTGGTCCAGCCGAGCCTGGTCGCGGAGATCGACGTGGACACCGCTCAGGACCGAGGGGCCTGGCGGCACCCGGTGCGGTTCGTACGGCTCCGTGTGGACATGGAGCCCAGCGACGTGGCCGCCTTCGGGGAGGGCGCGGTGCCGGCGGCTGGGTGA
- a CDS encoding DUF6233 domain-containing protein, with product MSEEPSRLELLRFARRVFVQQATAGLAQIDRWIAAEERREAERHLGEARQPPPPDWLLQHGLNRDNVDAVHTGNCWAAAKSGRCTPVSREQALDALRQQIPPCTFCRPDTALGFLD from the coding sequence GTGAGTGAAGAGCCGTCCCGTCTGGAGTTGCTGCGCTTCGCCCGGCGCGTGTTCGTACAGCAGGCGACGGCGGGCCTGGCGCAGATCGACCGCTGGATAGCCGCCGAAGAACGCCGGGAGGCCGAGCGGCACCTCGGGGAAGCGCGTCAGCCGCCTCCCCCGGATTGGCTACTCCAGCACGGCCTGAACCGGGACAACGTGGACGCCGTCCACACCGGGAACTGCTGGGCCGCAGCGAAGAGCGGGCGGTGCACCCCGGTGAGCCGGGAACAAGCGCTCGACGCCCTCCGCCAGCAGATCCCCCCGTGCACCTTCTGCCGGCCGGACACAGCCCTCGGGTTCCTGGACTAG
- a CDS encoding protein-L-isoaspartate(D-aspartate) O-methyltransferase, translating to MDWERYAERLAAQVSYPESDWWAPIAATPRHELVERWFAPGERGWTVVDGPSDEVAWAEAAYSDSTLVTRIGPAHADQAEPGQVVTGHPTSSSTLPSLVVTMLRLGRVTPGVRLLDVATGSGYSAALACHRLGDDMVTTLDVDPYLTEAAAVRLDRIGWHPTVVTADADRELPGDFDRIVSMVSVPRIPAHWLAALTPGGRLVTTISGTGLIITADKTEDGGARGRVEWERGSFMATRSGDDYPPALSEVFAQAVDQEGEEVTRSPFPVLDVMRAWEVWSMLSLKVPGIEHRTGTGDDGSRSTWMLHADGSWARASTKPGEQTATVHQSGPRRLYDELDDIRWWWLHHGELPVYGAQVTISPDGTTTLSRGGWTATL from the coding sequence ATGGACTGGGAGCGGTACGCGGAACGCCTCGCGGCCCAGGTCTCGTATCCGGAGTCGGACTGGTGGGCGCCGATCGCCGCCACGCCCCGGCATGAGCTTGTCGAGCGCTGGTTCGCTCCCGGCGAGCGCGGTTGGACGGTCGTTGACGGGCCGTCCGACGAAGTGGCATGGGCGGAGGCGGCCTACTCGGATTCCACCCTGGTCACACGGATCGGGCCCGCTCATGCCGACCAGGCGGAGCCGGGCCAGGTCGTCACGGGACACCCCACATCCTCGTCCACGCTGCCGAGCCTGGTCGTGACGATGCTGCGGCTGGGCCGTGTCACCCCCGGGGTGCGGCTGCTGGATGTGGCCACCGGCTCGGGCTACAGCGCGGCCCTGGCCTGTCACCGACTCGGCGATGACATGGTGACGACGCTGGATGTCGACCCGTATCTGACCGAGGCCGCAGCCGTACGCCTGGACCGGATCGGCTGGCACCCGACCGTTGTCACCGCCGACGCCGACAGAGAACTGCCCGGCGACTTCGACCGGATCGTGTCCATGGTGTCCGTGCCCCGGATCCCCGCGCACTGGCTGGCCGCGCTTACCCCTGGCGGACGCCTGGTCACCACCATCTCGGGGACCGGGCTGATCATCACTGCGGACAAGACCGAAGATGGCGGCGCGAGGGGGCGAGTCGAGTGGGAGCGCGGCTCGTTCATGGCCACCCGATCCGGCGACGACTACCCGCCCGCCCTAAGCGAGGTGTTCGCCCAGGCCGTCGACCAGGAAGGCGAGGAGGTTACCCGGTCGCCCTTCCCCGTGCTCGACGTCATGCGGGCCTGGGAGGTGTGGTCGATGCTGTCCCTCAAGGTCCCCGGCATCGAGCACCGCACCGGCACCGGCGACGACGGCAGCCGCAGCACGTGGATGCTGCACGCGGATGGGTCGTGGGCGCGAGCGTCCACCAAGCCGGGCGAGCAGACCGCCACCGTGCACCAGTCCGGCCCGCGGCGCCTGTACGACGAACTCGACGACATCCGATGGTGGTGGCTGCACCACGGGGAACTCCCCGTATACGGGGCCCAGGTCACCATCAGCCCCGACGGCACGACCACTCTGTCTCGCGGCGGGTGGACGGCAACGCTGTAG
- a CDS encoding nuclear transport factor 2 family protein: MAEHPHAQLVRKGFEAFTRGDMDTLRGLMTADCTHHVPGTHPMSGDFKGQDAIIDMYRRMGETTGGNMRVELRGVAVDGRGHAVGMALFTADRDGKHIEDFGALVFRIVGDKISDIDECVQDMDASNDFWS, encoded by the coding sequence ATGGCTGAACACCCGCACGCCCAACTCGTACGCAAGGGCTTCGAAGCGTTCACGCGCGGGGACATGGACACCCTGCGCGGACTGATGACCGCGGACTGTACCCACCACGTGCCCGGCACCCACCCGATGTCCGGTGACTTCAAGGGCCAGGACGCGATCATCGACATGTATCGCCGGATGGGCGAGACGACCGGCGGGAACATGCGGGTCGAGCTGCGCGGCGTCGCCGTGGACGGCCGGGGACACGCGGTCGGCATGGCCCTGTTCACGGCGGACCGCGACGGCAAGCACATCGAGGACTTCGGTGCCCTCGTCTTCCGTATCGTCGGTGACAAGATCAGCGACATCGACGAGTGCGTGCAGGACATGGACGCGAGCAACGACTTCTGGTCCTGA
- the tgmB gene encoding ATP-grasp ribosomal peptide maturase, producing MTAPVLIVAAADDWPTDRVVVELDRRGVEVFRMDTADFPQRLALAGRIDQRQAWTGVLTTEHRTVELSRVGAVYYRAPGAFRFPQGMSGPEERFAAAQARAGLGGVLSALDCRWVNHPTTMARAEYKPVQLAAARACGLRIPATLITNRPEDVLAFAAELRADIVCKPIASPVLIEEGQLKTVYTRLLTSSDLADLRGISTTAHLFQEWIAKEYEVRLTVVGDRMFAAAIHAGSDASHEDWRSDYGALTYTTTTVPAGVAAGMRRLMNRLQLRYGAADFIVGPEGWTFLEVNPCGQWDWIQGATGLPIVEAIADELQGVS from the coding sequence ATGACCGCGCCCGTCCTGATCGTTGCCGCTGCCGACGACTGGCCCACAGACCGGGTCGTCGTCGAACTGGACCGCCGCGGGGTCGAGGTGTTCCGCATGGACACCGCCGACTTCCCGCAGCGGCTCGCCCTGGCCGGACGGATCGACCAGAGGCAGGCGTGGACGGGCGTCCTCACCACCGAGCACCGGACGGTGGAGCTGTCCCGGGTCGGCGCGGTCTACTACCGCGCCCCCGGGGCGTTCCGCTTCCCCCAGGGGATGTCCGGCCCGGAGGAGAGGTTCGCCGCCGCCCAGGCCCGCGCCGGCCTCGGCGGTGTCCTGTCCGCGCTCGACTGCCGCTGGGTGAACCACCCGACCACGATGGCGCGCGCCGAGTACAAGCCGGTGCAGCTCGCTGCCGCGCGCGCGTGCGGGCTGCGTATTCCGGCCACCCTCATCACCAACCGCCCCGAAGACGTTCTGGCCTTCGCCGCCGAACTCCGAGCCGACATCGTCTGCAAGCCGATCGCCTCGCCCGTGCTGATCGAGGAGGGCCAGCTCAAGACGGTGTACACGCGCCTCCTCACCTCGTCCGACCTGGCCGACCTGCGAGGCATCAGCACCACCGCCCACCTCTTCCAGGAGTGGATAGCCAAGGAATACGAGGTGCGCCTGACCGTGGTCGGCGATCGGATGTTCGCCGCGGCCATCCACGCCGGCAGCGATGCCTCGCACGAGGACTGGCGCAGCGACTACGGCGCCCTGACGTACACCACTACGACCGTGCCGGCGGGAGTCGCCGCCGGTATGCGGCGCCTCATGAACCGGCTACAGCTCCGCTACGGCGCGGCAGACTTCATCGTTGGCCCAGAGGGGTGGACTTTCCTCGAGGTCAACCCGTGCGGTCAGTGGGACTGGATTCAAGGCGCGACCGGCCTGCCGATCGTTGAGGCGATCGCCGACGAGTTGCAAGGAGTCAGCTGA
- a CDS encoding winged helix-turn-helix domain-containing protein — protein sequence MIDFAPDVPRWRQVYEVIRQRIADGTYPPRTRVPSVVQLQQEFGIAGATGQKVHRQLREDGLIYTEPGLGSFVAQPPGEARDS from the coding sequence GTGATCGACTTCGCCCCCGACGTGCCGCGCTGGCGCCAGGTGTACGAGGTGATCCGTCAGCGCATCGCCGACGGCACCTACCCGCCGCGCACCCGTGTCCCCTCGGTCGTCCAGTTGCAGCAGGAGTTCGGGATCGCCGGGGCTACCGGACAGAAGGTCCACCGGCAGCTCCGGGAAGACGGGCTGATCTACACCGAGCCCGGCCTCGGCAGCTTCGTCGCCCAGCCTCCAGGCGAGGCGCGCGACAGCTGA
- the holA gene encoding DNA polymerase III subunit delta yields the protein MARKSANDDPLAPVTLAVGQEDLLLDRAVREVVAAARAADADTDVRDLTPDQLQPGTLAELTSPSLFAERKVVVVRNAQDLSADTVKDVKAYLGAPAEEITLVLLHAGGAKGKGLLDAARKAGAREVACPKMTKPADRLAFVRQEFRATGRSATPEACQALVDAIGSDLRELASAVSQLVADVEGTIDEAVVGRYYTGRAEASSFTVADRAVEGRTAEALEALRWSLATGVAPVLITSALAQGVRAIGKLSSARGGRPADLARELGMPPWKIDRVRQQMRGWTPDGVAVALRAVAEADAGVKGGGDDPEYALEKAVVTIARAARSRGRA from the coding sequence ATGGCCAGGAAATCCGCGAATGACGACCCCCTCGCCCCGGTGACGCTCGCCGTGGGTCAGGAGGACCTGCTGCTCGACCGTGCCGTGCGGGAGGTGGTGGCCGCCGCCAGGGCCGCCGACGCCGACACGGACGTACGTGACCTGACCCCGGATCAGCTGCAGCCCGGCACCCTCGCCGAGCTGACCAGCCCGTCGCTCTTCGCGGAGCGCAAGGTCGTGGTCGTACGCAACGCGCAGGACCTGTCCGCGGACACGGTCAAGGACGTCAAGGCGTACCTCGGCGCGCCGGCCGAGGAGATCACGCTGGTGCTGCTGCACGCGGGCGGCGCCAAGGGCAAGGGCCTGCTGGACGCCGCGCGCAAGGCGGGCGCGCGGGAGGTGGCCTGCCCGAAGATGACGAAGCCGGCGGACCGGCTGGCGTTCGTCCGGCAGGAGTTCCGGGCCACCGGGCGCTCCGCCACCCCGGAGGCCTGCCAGGCGCTCGTCGACGCCATCGGCAGCGACCTGCGCGAGCTGGCGTCCGCCGTGTCGCAGCTGGTCGCCGATGTCGAGGGCACCATCGACGAGGCCGTCGTCGGGCGGTACTACACCGGCCGCGCCGAGGCGTCGAGCTTCACCGTCGCCGACCGGGCGGTCGAGGGCCGGACGGCCGAGGCGCTGGAGGCGCTGCGCTGGTCGCTGGCGACCGGGGTCGCCCCCGTGCTGATCACCAGCGCGCTCGCCCAGGGCGTCCGCGCGATCGGCAAGCTGTCCTCCGCGCGCGGCGGCCGGCCCGCCGACCTCGCGCGTGAACTGGGCATGCCGCCGTGGAAGATCGACCGGGTCCGCCAGCAGATGCGGGGCTGGACCCCGGACGGGGTGGCGGTCGCGCTGCGGGCCGTCGCGGAGGCCGACGCCGGCGTGAAGGGCGGCGGCGACGACCCGGAGTACGCCCTGGAGAAGGCGGTCGTGACGATCGCGCGGGCCGCGCGCTCCAGAGGGCGGGCGTAG
- the rpsT gene encoding 30S ribosomal protein S20, with translation MANIKSQIKRIKTNEKARLRNKAVKSSLKTAIRKAREAAAAGDVEKATEYQRAAARQLDKAVSKGVIHKNQAANKKSALAAKVASLKG, from the coding sequence GTGGCGAACATCAAGTCCCAGATCAAGCGGATCAAGACCAACGAGAAGGCCCGGCTGCGCAACAAGGCCGTCAAGTCCTCCCTGAAGACCGCGATCCGCAAGGCCCGTGAGGCCGCTGCCGCGGGTGACGTCGAGAAGGCCACCGAGTACCAGCGCGCCGCCGCGCGTCAGCTCGACAAGGCCGTCTCGAAGGGCGTCATCCACAAGAACCAGGCCGCCAACAAGAAGTCGGCCCTGGCTGCCAAGGTCGCGTCCCTCAAGGGCTGA
- the lepA gene encoding translation elongation factor 4 gives MPATPNNVPEPSRTDPALIRNFCIIAHIDHGKSTLADRMLQLTGVVEQRQMRAQYLDRMDIERERGITIKSQAVRLPWAPTHDKNNTHILNMIDTPGHVDFTYEVSRSLAACEGTILLVDAAQGIEAQTLANLYLAMENDLTIIPVLNKIDLPAAQPEKFAEELANLVGCEPGDVLKVSAKTGLGVEALLDKVVAEIPPPVGVKDAPARAMIFDSVYDSYRGVVTYVRVIDGQLNKRERIRMMSTGATHELLEIGTNSPEMLPADGLGVGEVGYLITGVKDVRQSKVGDTVTSQHKGATEALGGYKDPKPMVFSGLYPLDGSDYPELREALDKLQLNDAALVYEPETSAALGFGFRVGFLGLLHLDVIRERLEREFGLDLIATAPNVVYRVIMEDGTEVVVTNPSEFPEGKIAEVYEPVVRATILAPTEFIGAIMELCQTRRGTLLGMDYLSEDRVEIRYTLPLAEIVFDFFDQLKSKTRGYASLDYEPTGEQSSSLVKVDILLHGDKVDAFSAITHKDQAYAYGVRLVAKLKELIPRQNFEVPVQAAIGSRVIARETIRAIRKDVLAKCYGGDISRKRKLLEKQKEGKKRMKMVGSVEVPQEAFIAVLSSDDGAASAKGKK, from the coding sequence GTGCCCGCGACCCCTAACAATGTGCCCGAGCCGAGCCGTACCGACCCGGCTCTGATCCGCAATTTCTGCATCATCGCGCACATCGACCACGGCAAGTCCACGCTCGCCGACCGGATGCTCCAGCTGACCGGCGTCGTCGAGCAGCGGCAGATGCGCGCCCAGTACCTCGACCGCATGGACATCGAGCGCGAGCGCGGCATCACGATCAAGTCCCAGGCGGTGCGTCTGCCGTGGGCCCCGACCCACGACAAGAACAACACGCACATCCTCAACATGATCGACACGCCGGGGCACGTCGACTTCACCTACGAGGTCTCGCGGTCGCTCGCCGCCTGCGAGGGGACCATCCTCCTCGTCGACGCCGCCCAGGGCATCGAGGCGCAGACCCTCGCCAACCTCTACCTGGCGATGGAGAACGACCTCACGATCATCCCCGTCCTGAACAAGATCGACCTGCCGGCCGCGCAGCCCGAGAAGTTCGCCGAGGAGCTGGCCAACCTGGTCGGCTGCGAGCCGGGCGACGTGCTGAAGGTTTCCGCGAAGACCGGTCTGGGTGTCGAGGCGCTGCTGGACAAGGTCGTCGCCGAGATCCCGCCGCCGGTCGGCGTCAAGGACGCCCCCGCCCGCGCGATGATCTTCGACTCGGTCTACGACTCCTACCGCGGCGTCGTGACGTACGTCCGGGTCATCGACGGCCAGCTCAACAAGCGCGAGCGCATCCGGATGATGTCGACCGGCGCCACCCACGAGCTGCTGGAGATCGGCACCAACTCGCCCGAGATGCTGCCCGCCGACGGCCTGGGCGTCGGCGAGGTGGGCTATCTGATCACCGGTGTGAAGGACGTCCGCCAGTCCAAGGTCGGTGACACCGTCACCAGCCAGCACAAGGGCGCCACGGAGGCGCTCGGCGGCTACAAGGACCCGAAGCCGATGGTCTTCTCGGGTCTTTATCCGCTGGACGGCTCCGACTACCCCGAGCTGCGCGAGGCGCTGGACAAGCTCCAGCTCAACGACGCCGCGCTCGTCTACGAGCCGGAGACCTCCGCGGCCCTCGGCTTCGGCTTCCGCGTCGGCTTCCTCGGCCTGCTCCACCTGGACGTGATCCGCGAGCGCCTGGAGCGCGAGTTCGGCCTGGACCTGATCGCCACCGCGCCCAACGTGGTCTACCGCGTGATCATGGAGGACGGCACCGAGGTCGTCGTCACCAACCCCAGCGAGTTCCCCGAGGGGAAGATCGCCGAGGTGTACGAGCCGGTCGTGCGGGCGACGATCCTCGCCCCGACCGAGTTCATCGGCGCGATCATGGAGCTGTGCCAGACCCGCCGCGGCACCCTGCTCGGCATGGACTACCTCTCCGAGGACCGCGTCGAGATCCGCTACACGCTCCCCCTCGCGGAGATCGTCTTCGACTTCTTCGACCAGCTGAAGTCAAAGACCCGCGGCTACGCCTCCCTCGACTACGAGCCCACGGGCGAGCAGTCCAGCTCCCTGGTCAAGGTCGACATCCTGCTGCACGGCGACAAGGTGGACGCCTTCTCGGCGATCACGCACAAGGACCAGGCGTACGCGTACGGCGTGCGGCTCGTCGCCAAGCTCAAGGAGCTGATCCCGCGGCAGAACTTCGAGGTGCCGGTGCAGGCCGCCATCGGCTCCCGGGTGATCGCCCGCGAGACGATCCGCGCCATCCGCAAGGACGTCCTCGCCAAGTGCTACGGCGGTGACATCTCCCGTAAGCGGAAGCTGCTGGAGAAGCAGAAGGAGGGCAAGAAGCGGATGAAGATGGTGGGTTCCGTGGAGGTTCCGCAGGAGGCCTTCATCGCGGTGCTCTCCAGCGATGACGGTGCGGCATCCGCCAAGGGCAAGAAGTAA
- a CDS encoding helix-turn-helix domain-containing protein, producing the protein MPDGTDNHIGTRVRIARNAAGLTQNEMAGFLDRTEHWVQQVETGKLPLDRYSLITAIADVTDVDVVWLLGQPYRLQRDGGSLAHAHIPALRTGLRRAGLILSGHPGLPAQGTPVASDDLTTRTAKANEARQAANLPKVATVLPGLIEDLNTALLTHEGQAREEALRLLVDAARTARMCLNQLGYPDLAWVAAEVAAGAATVLDDPIVKAAVAWDRCGALLHQASLPEAMAVADAALRDLEPLATTRDPENRVLSLRGALHLRAAVAAARGSRADDAWARIDAALEDADRLGPTWHDLEQQTVFGRGTVAVHAAEVGVEVQQPDTGLHKVKNADIKAVPSKERQTHYEIDRARAYEKMGRLPAAVVTLKAAASKAPYYVHADPMARALVQNLAQKGVPSQAAALSSLIRSMELVS; encoded by the coding sequence ATGCCCGACGGCACGGACAACCACATCGGTACGCGCGTGCGGATCGCACGCAACGCGGCCGGGCTGACCCAGAACGAGATGGCCGGCTTCCTCGACCGCACCGAGCACTGGGTGCAGCAAGTCGAGACGGGAAAGCTGCCGCTGGACCGCTACTCCCTCATCACTGCGATCGCCGATGTCACCGACGTGGATGTGGTGTGGCTGCTTGGCCAGCCCTACCGGCTCCAGCGCGACGGCGGCTCCCTCGCGCACGCTCACATCCCCGCCCTGCGTACGGGCCTGCGCCGCGCCGGCCTCATCCTGTCCGGGCATCCAGGCCTGCCCGCTCAGGGAACACCCGTGGCCTCCGATGACCTCACCACCCGGACCGCCAAGGCGAACGAGGCACGCCAGGCTGCGAACTTGCCGAAGGTGGCTACCGTCCTCCCAGGGCTGATCGAGGATCTCAACACGGCGCTGCTGACCCATGAAGGCCAGGCGCGCGAAGAGGCGCTCAGACTGCTGGTGGACGCTGCCCGCACGGCCCGTATGTGCCTGAACCAGTTGGGATACCCGGACCTGGCTTGGGTGGCTGCCGAAGTGGCTGCCGGCGCGGCGACGGTGCTGGACGACCCGATCGTCAAGGCGGCCGTGGCGTGGGACCGGTGCGGGGCGCTCCTGCACCAGGCGTCGCTGCCGGAAGCGATGGCGGTCGCCGATGCCGCCCTGCGTGACCTGGAGCCGCTGGCGACCACGCGTGATCCTGAGAACCGGGTGCTCTCCCTGCGCGGTGCTCTGCACCTGCGGGCCGCTGTGGCGGCAGCCCGCGGCTCTCGGGCGGATGACGCCTGGGCGCGCATCGACGCTGCGCTGGAGGACGCCGATCGCCTGGGCCCCACGTGGCATGACCTGGAGCAGCAGACCGTGTTCGGGCGCGGCACTGTCGCAGTTCACGCGGCGGAGGTCGGTGTCGAGGTGCAGCAGCCGGACACCGGGCTTCATAAGGTGAAGAACGCCGACATTAAGGCGGTGCCCAGCAAGGAGCGGCAGACGCACTACGAGATCGACCGGGCCCGCGCTTACGAGAAGATGGGCCGCCTCCCCGCGGCGGTGGTGACGCTGAAGGCGGCGGCCAGCAAGGCCCCGTACTACGTGCACGCGGACCCGATGGCCCGCGCCCTGGTGCAGAACCTCGCGCAGAAGGGCGTGCCTTCCCAGGCTGCTGCTCTGTCGTCGCTCATCAGGAGCATGGAACTCGTCTCCTAG
- a CDS encoding DUF6087 family protein, whose translation MDDEPLEQWAERRERRRPVPGERRLAPLGDQAEQGAHVDPAAPRGIQEWDGCQWVPVGVAEDFPTAAQEAGEDASARAGRVPLPAFSKLPPAPEPWRPTEVFRRPDTSRP comes from the coding sequence ATGGACGACGAGCCCCTGGAGCAGTGGGCGGAGCGCCGCGAGCGCCGCCGCCCTGTCCCTGGAGAGCGCAGGCTCGCCCCGCTCGGCGACCAGGCCGAGCAAGGGGCTCACGTCGACCCGGCCGCGCCGCGTGGCATCCAGGAATGGGACGGGTGCCAGTGGGTGCCGGTCGGCGTCGCGGAGGATTTCCCGACCGCTGCACAGGAGGCCGGCGAGGACGCGTCAGCTCGGGCCGGCCGGGTCCCTCTGCCCGCGTTCAGCAAGCTTCCTCCGGCACCGGAGCCATGGCGGCCGACCGAGGTGTTCCGCCGACCGGACACGTCACGGCCCTGA
- a CDS encoding DUF6415 family natural product biosynthesis protein: MNVADGIPPADLATMRDTVRRMIGPGAQPPTGEDLDLLTSALRGHIELIIPMVDQAARKLPQYYPLRDGGLVAVWSARKKLSATVDPGPGGLAAHAVELAYALDFLCDRYESLRSPAPA, from the coding sequence ATGAACGTGGCGGACGGCATCCCCCCGGCGGACCTTGCGACCATGCGCGACACGGTCCGCCGCATGATCGGTCCCGGCGCACAGCCGCCGACCGGCGAGGACCTGGACCTGCTGACCAGCGCGCTGCGCGGCCACATCGAGCTGATCATCCCCATGGTCGACCAAGCCGCCCGCAAGCTGCCCCAGTACTACCCGCTCCGCGACGGTGGACTGGTTGCCGTCTGGTCAGCGCGCAAGAAACTCAGCGCCACCGTAGACCCGGGACCGGGCGGGTTGGCTGCGCACGCCGTGGAGCTGGCCTACGCCCTCGACTTCCTCTGTGACCGCTACGAGAGCCTGCGGTCGCCTGCCCCGGCGTAA
- the tgmA gene encoding putative ATP-grasp-modified RiPP has product MTTELDRAAFPLTPPGGRTPHSVEPPSAPQTRPWALRFARIPDSTGAARIPAHAYDYGRQVNVSYDGGLLTCMANTHTPTVPDGSTTNPPPLDEGPKD; this is encoded by the coding sequence ATGACGACTGAACTGGATCGCGCAGCGTTCCCCCTCACCCCGCCCGGAGGCCGCACCCCGCACAGCGTGGAGCCCCCGTCGGCCCCGCAGACCAGGCCGTGGGCGCTGCGCTTCGCCCGCATCCCCGACTCCACCGGCGCCGCCCGCATCCCGGCGCACGCCTACGACTACGGCCGCCAGGTCAACGTCTCCTACGACGGCGGCCTGCTGACGTGCATGGCGAACACGCACACGCCGACCGTGCCGGACGGCTCGACGACGAACCCGCCGCCGCTGGACGAGGGGCCGAAGGACTGA